A stretch of Salvelinus sp. IW2-2015 unplaced genomic scaffold, ASM291031v2 Un_scaffold1708, whole genome shotgun sequence DNA encodes these proteins:
- the LOC112071757 gene encoding mucin-2-like → MASYEPRLVCPGLCVSGSVVMLRTPSPTIFNALTEAKVELDSKFQNQTCGLCGDFNGVQIYDEFIXNGDYLKTIDYGDNWKMNGPTETCTEIPGHTEQCEDQTKLCEQLLTSLAFSSCKDLIATDSSYKACGRDMCHCGNSSSSASCACPTMSEYSRQCAHAGAKPKSGRATFC, encoded by the exons atggcTTCTTACGAGCCTCGCTTAGTGTGCCCTGGCCTGTGTGTTTCGGGTTCGGTTGTCATGCTGCGAACACCCAGcccgaccatcttcaatgctcttactgaggcgAAG GTGGAGCTGGACTCAAAGTTCCAGAATCAGACATGTGGGCTGTGTGGAGACTTCAACGGAGTCCAGATTTACGACGAGTTCATTWMGAATG GTGATTATCTGAAGACAATCGACTATGGAGATAATTGGAAGATGAATGGCCCAACTGAGACCTGTACAGAAATCCCTGGTCACACTGAGCAGTGTGAAGACCAG ACCAAACTTTGTGAGCAGCTTCTCACCAGTCTTGCCTTCAGTAGCTGTAAGGACCTGATTGCAACAGACTCTTCATACAAGGCCTGTGGCAGAGACATGTGTCACTgtggcaacagcagcagcagtgccAGCTGCGCCTGCCCCACCATGTCAGAGTACTCCCGCCAGTGTGCTCACGCAGGGGCGAAACCCAAGAGTGGAAGAGCCACCTTCTGCT